TCCCAGAATCGTAATCATCTGCAGGGGGAAAAGTGAGAACGCCGTCATAAGGTCAAACTGAAGACGAATGAGCCGGAAGAGGCTGTATTTTGACTCTCCCTTTGTTCTTGCCTCGTGGGAGACTTCAATCTCAGCGGGATTGACCGCGAATTTCTGAGCCAGCGCGGGAATAAATGTAGAGACTTCCCCGCAGTCGTTGATGATGTTGATGATGTCCCTGCTGTAGCCGCGTAACATGCAGCCGTAATCGTGAATGCTGAATCCTGTAACGCCGTTCATGATTCTGTTGACAATGCGCGACGCATAACGCCGGAAAAATGAGTCCTTCCGTTTCTGTCTGACTGTGCCGACTACATCATGGCCGGAGTCTAATTCTGCGACTAAGCGCGGGATCTCCTCCGGGGGATTCTGCAAATCTGCGTCAAGCGTGATGACGTAACTCCCCCTTGCGGCTTTGAACCCGGCAAGAATGGCGGTGTGCTGTCCGAAATTCCCGTTGAAGTCTATTACGCGGAGTGCGGGATGATTTTTGCGTTCCTCTAACATTATGGGAAGTGAAGAGTCTTTGCTGCCGTCATTGATGAGGATTAATTCATAGGGGCAGGATAAATTTTCCATGACGGGAAAAAGTCGCCTGAACAATTCCGGGAGATTATCTGCTTCATTGTAAACGGGGATAACTATAGAAATTATATTATTGTCCAAAATTTAACGGCCTAGCTTTCAGGGATTTATTTTTGGTATTCTACAACATGATAATAAATGCGGTCAACGAAAACAGTTTTTCACAGGCAGCCGGGCGCGGGATAAAATATACGCAGGAAAATCAGCATTGTCGGCTCAGGCGGATTCGTCAAGCATGAGAACACTCTACGAGATTCCTAGCGGGGCTTCCTGAGTTCTTCATCAAATTTCTGACTGATGATTGGGAATTTAGAATAAGCGTGCGAGACCCCCCAAATGCTTTAGCTTGGGGATGAAAGCGCGCCTATTTTATTATTATTCAAATACATAGATTTTTGGTATAATACTTATTTATGAACAAGTACAGAACAACTGAAAAAACTGTATATTGCTGTAGATATTACATTATATTCTGTCCGAAGTATAGGCGGAAAGTTTTACGTGAACCTATCGCTGAACGTTTCAAGCAAATCGTTATGTCTATGCAGCATGAACAAAATTTCTATGTTCTTGGTATGGAAGTTATGCCTGACCATGTTCATTTATTGCTCGATATTGACCCAACTATAGGAGTTAATGTAGTAGTAACCCGAATAAAATGAAAACAGCACATATTCTGAACCGAGAATTTCCAGAGCTAACAAGAAAGTTACCAACGCTTTGGACAAGAAGTAAATTTATAGCCACAGTAGGAAGTGCATCGCTTGAAGTTGTGAAGAAATACATAGAGGAACAGAAAACGAATGAGCAGTGCCGCAAAAAATGAAAAAATAAAGCTAACTATGCAAGCAACCCGTGAAATACACAAGAATATGACATGTATGGTGTTTGAACTCAAACTGAATACGCGAAAGATGTCTAAGCCTCAAAGAGAGCAGTTGACAACAATATTTTCGTGAAGCGAAATGGCGGCGTAATGATATAGTTGCGGATTTCTCAAAAGCCAGCAGAAACGCGAAAAGTGCAACAGTAAAAGTTGGAGACAGTTTTGAACAACGGCAGTTTACTATACTTGGCTCGCAAGTTATTCAAGATATTTACGACAGCATAAAGACAGACTTAAAAATACTCCACACAAAATAAAGGAAAAGGCGAAAAAATTGGCAGACTAAAATTCAAAAGTGTCTGCAATTGCATATCTCTTAGACAATACAATACAACATATAGAATAGATTTTGTTCGCAGGCTTGTTCACATTCAAAATATACGAAAAAGTTTCGCAGTACATGGGCTAGAGCAAATCCCACAAGAAGCTGATATAACTAATGCTAAATTACTCATTCTCACTCATTATATTTTCATCAAGGAGCTGTGTTTTCTTGGGACAAATTCAAATCATCGTTGAAGGAATGACAGCAAGCGGGAAATCTACAGTCGTTAATCTCCTCTCTGAGCGTCTCGGATTTCAGGTTATGCCGGAAGAGTTCCGCGACCCTCTCGACCTCCTCGGACGTTTCCACCACAATCGCAAATGGGCGTTCCCTATGCAGTTAAACTTTCTTGTTACCCGTTTCGCGCAGTACTTATGCGCCAGCGAGGAGGATAATTACATTCTTGACCGCTCTGTGTTCGGGGATAAAGTTTACGCCATGCTGTATTACCGGGACGGATATTTCCGGGACAGTCAGCTAGGGTGCTATTTGACGCTGTACGACTCACTTCTCCGCTATGTCATGAAGCCTAAGCTGTTTGTGATTGTGCGCTGTGAGTTCGGCGAAATCATGAGGCGCATACATTCTCGCGGAAGGCAGGACGAAATTGACGCGGGCGAGTCTTACTGGCGCAATCTCTATGACGCTTACATGCCGTTTCTTGACTTCCTGAAATCTGAATTGCCCGGAGATATTGACTTCATAGAGCTGAATCTCTCTGACCCGAAATTTATCACGACTCCTTCAATGGTTGATGACTTCCTCGGACAAGTCGCAAGATATTTCCCCGAAAGAAGGATACTTCCCGGCCATGAAAGTTAGCGGACTATTGCGGCATATTGACACGTTCGCGCCGTTCTCGCTGTGTGAAGAGTGGGACAATTCCGGGCTTCTTGTCGGGAATGCTGATGACGAAATCAAGCGCATAGGCGTATGTCTCGACGCTGTAACGGAGGCAGTAACGGAGGCTGACGGACTCGGCTGTAATGTCATTGTCGCTCATCACCCGGTAATATTCCGCCCCGTCAAAGCCATCACCGCAAACACAGAGCAGGGGCGCGCCATAATGGAGGCCGTTAGACATAACATCAGCATAATCGCCGCCCATACGAACTGGGACAAGGCCGCAGGGGGAGTGAATGACATTCTCGGAGCGTTAATCGGCCTGAAGCACCCTGAGTCCCTCGGCGCGTTCGGCGTATGCGGAGTGATTTCCCCCCGGATGAAGCTGAATGCGTTTGCCGAACACGTAAAATCCTCGTGGAGTCTGTCGCGGCTTGACGTTTACCCGGGAGGCTCAAAGACAGTATCACGTGTTGCGCTCTGCGGTGGATCGGGCGCGGAGTTCTGGCGGTCTGCGAAAAATATCGGGGCTGATGTCTATATCACGGCGGATATGAAGTATCATGAAATTTCTGACGCTGTGAATGACGGAATGACAATCGCACTTTGTGATCACGGGGAAATGGAGCGGGTATCAGTGAGACAGCTCGCACACAAGATAGAGGGCTGCGGGATTGAGACAGTAATACTTGACGCGAAAGCCCTTCCCCCGGTAATCAGAATATAAATCACAGGAGATATACCACAAATTGAAGAAAAGAGTATTAAGCGCAATGAGACCAACCGGCCCGCTTCACTTGGGACACATGGCCGGGGCTTTAAGCAATTTCATCAAGTTACAGAATGATGACGGCTACGAGTGCTTCTACGCAATTGCGGACTGGCACGCGCTCACGTCAAACTATGCTGACAGCGAGAACACCGGGGAATTTTGCTACACGGCTCTTCTTGACTGGCTGGCGGTCGGGCTTGACCCGGAGAAATCCCCGCTGTTCATTCAGTCCCATGTTCCACAGCACGCGGAATTAGCTCTTGCCCTCGGAATGATTACCCCGCTGGGCTGGCTGTATCGTAATCCCACGTACAAAGAGCAGCTCTTCAATATACGCAACAGGGATTTGGGTACATACGGCTTCCTAGGCTATCCCGTACTCATGGCCGCAGATATATTGCTGTACAAGGCTGAATTAGTCCCGGTAGGAGAAGATCAGAGCGCACACCTCGAAATTTCCCGCGAGTTAGTCAGGCACTTCAACAATATTTTCGGTGAAGGATTGCTTGTTGAGCCTCAGCCCCTTTTCACGCAGACTCCCAAAGTACCAGGCACAGACGGCCGCAAGATGAGCAAGTCTTACGGTAACGCCCTCGAAATCTCAGAGAGTGCCGACTCAATGTGGCAGAAGCTCCGCACAATGATGACTGACCCCGCCCGAATGAGACGCAAAGACCCCGGAGACCCCGAAAAGTGTCCCGTTTGGGACTTGCACAAAGTCTTCAACCCTGACGAAAACGAGAAGGCAGAAATTTGCGAGGGCTGCAAGTCCGCCGGTATTGGCTGTATCGACTGCAAGAAGAAACTTAACGCGCATATTCAGGAAATCATGACTCCCGTGAGAGAGCGCAGAGCGAAATACGAGGGGAAGAAGTCCCTGCTTGATGAAATTCTTGCTGACGGGGCAGAACGTGCCGGGAAAGTCGCACGTGAGACTATGAGCGAAATTTATCCGGCTATGGGACTTTTGCCGAACCCGAAACGATGAGGCTTAATGCTTATCTCTCATCATGCGGAGTCGCTTCCAGGCGGAAATCTGAGACAATAATTCTTAGCGGGCGAGTCCAGGTCAGCGGGAAAATTGTCCTCGCTCCTTTCTTTGATGTCGACACTGAGAATGATACTGTTACTCTTGACGGAAAGCCCCTGAAACTTTCGCGGCATGAGTATTACGTCATCAGCAAGCCCGCCGGGTATGTCTGCGCCGCAAGTGATAAGTATTACCCCGTTGTTGTTGACCTTATTCCCGGCCATGAAGGGAGGCTCTACCCTGTCGGAAGGCTTGATCGTGAGTCAGAAGGACTCTTAATCCTCACGAATGACGGCCAATTTACGCAGAATATCATTCACCCGTCAAAGGAAGTCCCAAAAGAGTATGAAGCCTTGCTGAACATTCCCATTAACGCGAGACAGTTAGACCGATGGCGCAGAGGATTCGAGATTGAACCTGGGCGCGTAGTTAAGCCGATAAGCATTAGTGTAATGGATAAAGAGCCTGCGAATCAATGGGTGAATATCGTGATAGGCGAGGGGTTGAAGCGTGAGATAAGATTGATGGCAAAAAGCGCGGGCTTCAGGGTTGAGAGGCTCATACGGCGGAGCATAGGAAAAATGCGGCTTGAGACGCTGAAGAGCGGGAAATATGTGAGTTTGTCATTTTCTGAACTGTACACTAAAATATTTAATGGCGGTACAGTATGATTTTTACGGGAAAAGGGGGTTAAGTCCGTGAGTGAAATCGATGAGAAATCCAGAGAGTTAATCAAGACGCGAATATTAAGCAACATGGAGAACATAAAATCCTTCCCTCAGTTTGTGCTTGAGACAATGAGAAAACTTAATGACCCCGAAAGCAATGCGGCGGACGTTGCTCAGAGTCTCTCACGCGATGAAGGGCTAGTCCTGCGTATACTCAAGCTCGCTAACTCTGCGGCTTACGGCGTAAGGAGCCGGAGTATCTCGAACATCTCCGAGGCAATTGCGCTTCTCGGCTATAAGTCGGTCAGCAACATAATCCTTGCGGCTACGGTCTATTCAGCGATGGACAAGGGATTGACGGGTTACGCTCTTGACCGCGGGGAGCTGTGGCGGCATTCTCTCATGGTCGCGTATTCAGCTAGGCACTTGGCCGGGATTACGGGAAAAGTCAGCACTGAGGACGCTTACGTGGGCGGACTTCTTCACGACATCGGAAAAGTTATCCTGAATGATTATGTCCATTTCGGCTACGGGATAATTGTCAAAATGGTGGAGGAGAAGCACATACCCTTCACGGAGGCTGAGACAAAAGTTTTGGGATTTGACCACGCCGCAATAGGTGAATTGCTTGTAGAGAAATGGGCAATGCCGGACTCTTACCGTGTGCCTATTGCGTACCATCACAAGCCGAATGACCTTCCCGCCGACAAAATTCAGTATCAGCCGCTTCTTGACGTTGTAACAGTGGCTAACTCAATATGCCTGATGTTAGGGATCGGGCTGGGTGCTGACGGCTTGCAGGCGTATATGTTCCCTGAGCCGATAGAGAGACTCGGAATAACGAATTTCGACAGCCTTTTGTCCGAGATGATAGACTTTGCCGGGAGCGTTTCGGGCGACATGGGCGACATGGCCGGGCTTTAGCGCATAATGTCATACGTTATCACGATTGACGGGCCTGCGGGTGCGGGCAAAAGCACTGTGGCGAAAGACGTTGCGCGGAGGCTCGGAATAAATTACCTCGACACGGGCGCGATTTACCGGGCTATTGCGCTGATACTCTATGAGTCAGAAGTCAGGCCGATTGATGACTATATCATGCGGGAAGCCCTGACCAAGATAAATATACAGCTTGACGGGAAATCGGTGCTTGTGAACGGCTTTGATGTTACAGGGGAAATTAGGACTCCGCTTGTTGACGAATTAGCCTCGATGTACTCGGCGATTCCTTCAGTCCGAAAAGCTCTCCTCAGTCTGCAAAAGGAACAGGAGACTCACGGCTCAATTGTGGCGGAAGGCCGCGATGTAGGGAGCGTAGTTTTTCCCGGAGCTGTGGCAAAATTTTTCCTGACAGCAAACCCAGAAGCACGCGCAAAACGCCGCTATGCCGAGAGAGTCGCAAAAGGGAAGCCCGCCGATTATGACGAAATATTACAGGCCATCATTGAGCGCGACAAGAACGACTCATCCCGCGAAACAGCCCCCCTCACTGTCCCTGAAGGCGCAATCTACATAGACACATCAGACATGACAGAACAAGAAGCAGTACAATTCATACTCGACAAAGTGAAAGAAGTCATCCCAAATGAAGCAAAGTAAAGTATTCTATTTCATCGTCAAAAATTTCTTCAAGCTCCTGCTGATAATATATAACCGCTGTTCGGCGAAATGGCTCGCGAAACTTCCCGACAATGAGAAATTCATAGTGGCCTGCAATCACGCCAGCAATTTAGACCCCCTCATAGTAGGCTGCTTTTTCCCGCGTTTGTTACGCTATCTCGCGAAAGAGGAGTTATTCGAGGGCTGGTTTCTTGGGACATGTATCCGCGCATTGGGTGCAGTCCCGGTATCACGCACAACGAACGCCTCAGCCGCCGGAGCGTTGAAGGGATTCATGAAGCTCTACCAGGAAGGAAGCGACGTTCTCATATTCCCGGAAGGAGGACGGACTCTTGACGGCAAACTTCAGCCGCTTGAAGCCGGAGTCGCGTTAATCGCCGCACACACTCACGCGCCAATTCTGCCGGTGTTCATTCACGGATCATTCCGGGCAATGCCGCCTAATTCGTTTTTCGTCAAGCCCACAAAACTCCGCGTAACATTCGGTGAGCCTCTGAGATTTTCGGATGAGGTTTACGACAGCAAATCAGGCCGCCAAATCATAATGGACGCTCTTACGGAGAAATTCCGGGAGCTTGAAGCGGGAGAATAGCGGAAAATGTTTGTCAGCATGACAGGATTCGGGAGCGTGTCATACACATTCCCATGGGGGACAGTGAAACTTGACATTAATTCGGTCAACCATAAATATCAGGATTTCAGCGTGAAACTTCCGCATGAATTGTTGTCGCTTGAGAACAGAATACTGGCTATACTGCGCGAGAGAATAGCCCGCGGGAAAGTGAAGCTGTCAGCCGAAATAACCTGGAATCCGGGCGCGAAAATTCCATCCCTCGACAATGACAGCCTGCGGATATTCATCAATCAGGTACGCACAATCGCCAAGCGCAACAGCCTCGATACAGCCAAAGACATAACCAGCTTCCTTATGATTCCGGGAGTGCTTGACGGCGCAAGCAATGTAGCAGAACAGACAGCAAGAGAGTCCCCGGAGATTTGGGACAAGCTCACAATTGAAGCCGTTGACGCAATGCAGGAAATGAAGAGATCCGAGGGCGAAAAGTTACAGTCAAAAGTAGAGTCAGACCTCGCCGAGCTGGTACGCATAACAGGAATACTGCAGGAGCGGTGGAAAGTCGCAAGCTCGGACGCAATAGAGGGACTCCGGGCAAGAATTGAGAGTGTCATGGAACACTACAATCTTGAGATTGACGAGGCCAGAATCGCGCAGGAAGTCTCTTTGCTGTCCGACAAGTGGGACGTATCAGAGGAAGTAGCCCGGCTTGAGGCTCATACGGGGAAATTCCGTCAGGTTATGGACGAGGCTTTTTGCGGTAAGAAGCTCGACTTTCTCATTCAGGAAATGAACCGGGAAATTAACACGATGGGCAGCAAGGTCAGCGATGCCGAATTTCGCTGGCAGGTAGTAGAGGCAAAGACATATATCGAGCGCATAAGGGAGCAAATACAAAACATAGAATGAAGACGGGAAAATTATTCGTGCTTTCAGGGCCTAGCGGAGTCGGAAAAGGTACTCTCAGGGAACACGCTTTGAAGGACGCGCCCAACCTGAAATACTCAATATCATGCACCACAAGACAGCCCAGAGACGGCGAAACGGACGGAGTAGAATACCGCTTCATATCGCGGGAAAAATTCCGGGAAGACATTTCGCGGGGTATGTTCCTCGAATACGCGCATGTTCACGAGGACTATTACGGCACACTGAAGGCCGATGTCGTGAATGAGCTTGAGTCCGGCCATGATGTATTGCTTGAGATTGATGTTCAGGGAGCGTTGCAGGTCAAAGAGAAAATGCCCGGCGCGGTGCTGATATTCGTAGCACCTCCAAGCACCGAAGTGTTAGAACGCCGACTCAGGGGACGAGGCACGGAAGCGGACAAGAGTCTTCATGTCAGACTCGAAAACGCCGTGAAGGAGCTTGCGCTGAAAGATAGGTATGATTATGTCATCGTGAATGATGATTTAGACTCTGCGTCTGATGAGCTGAGGAAGATAATACTATGACGGCTGACAGATTTTTGCGCTGGGTGCTTTTCTGCGCGGGGATAATCACGGCTATATTCGCCGGGTACATGTTCAGCGGGGGGAAAATCGACTGGGGCGCGGCGTGGCTGTCTGTTACGGTGGGATTCTTATGTTTCGCCACGAGGATTAAGCCCGCAAAGAGTCAGGACTCATCATCAGATGACACAAGCAAAGAGCTTCACGACATGGCAATATTAATCGCTCACACAGCAGTAGCAAGCCTCAAGAACATTGGCAGGACAGTCCCGCCCGGAACAAAGGAGATTGACGAGCTTCAAGAGAAAGTGAATGATTTTCTTGACGCAATGCCGTTAGAGCAGTCAGAAAGGGATGACATCACAGAAGAATTTGACCGCCTCAGAAACAGAACAAGGCGCAATGAAGGCGGCAGGGCATTAATGAGAAGCGCACGACTCTAACATTTCACAGGAGATTTTCACATGAACAAAGGACAGAAATTTTCAGCCTGGTACTTTATCGCGGCTCTGATAATTGCCTGGCTTTTCTCAGAATATATCTACAAACCTTACACCGAGAGCAAATCCGAAGTCCCGTACAGCGAATTTCTCGCAGACCTTAACGCAGGGAAAATAGAGAATGTAGACATATCAGACTCGCGGATAATTTACGCTCTCAAAGAAGACATCAGCCCCGACAAGCGTCCGATAGTCGGCGGGAAAATTCTCACGGACAAACGCCCGAAATCCCCGGACAGCGTGAAAAGCGCGGTGAAACTCTCTGACCCGTTTTTGATTGAGAGGCTCGCCAGCTCTGATATAAAGTTCGGAGGCATTGCCCGCAGGGACAGCATTATAGATTTGCTGATGGGTATACTTCTGCCAATGCTGCCGCTGATAATAATATGGTACTTCATATTCAGGAACATGCACGGGGGCGGAGGCGGTATATTCACGTTCGGGCGGAGCCGGGCGAAAGAACTTCAGGGCGAAATGAGCGGGGTACACTTCAGCGACATAGGCGGGGCAGGTGAGGCTGAAGTAGAATTGCGCGAGATTATCGACTTCCTGAAAGACCCGAAACGTTTCGACAAGTTCGGGGCGAAATTGCCGCGGGGAGTCCTCCTCGTAGGCCCTCCCGGAACAGGCAAGACTCTTCTTGCGAAAGCCTGCGCGGGTGAGGCGGGCGTTCCGTTCTTCTTCATTACTGGGTCAAGTTTCGTTGAAATGTTCGTTGGAGTCGGAGCCGCAAGAGTGAGAGATTTATTTGACCAGGCCAAAAAGAAAGCTCCCTGCATTATCTTTGTTGACGAAATTGACGCTATAGGACAGTCGAGAATGCGTAACTTCAACAGCAACTCAGAGCAGGAAGCAACGCTGAATCAGTTGCTCGCGGAAATGGACGGATTCGAGCCGAACAACGGAGTCGTAATCATGGGAGCGACAAACAGGCCGGAGATACTCGACCAGGCACTATTGAGGCCGGGAAGGTTCGACAGGCAAATTCAGGTAGTTTTGCCGACAGAGGAAGGGCGCGAGGAGATATTACGCATTCACACAAAGAAATTACCGCTTGACCCGGCAATAAATCTCAAGTCAATCGCAAAAGTTACGCCCGGTTTCTCAGGTGCTGACCTCGCAAATATCGCCAATGAAGCCTCGCTCTTAGCCGCAAGACGGAAGGCCGACAAGGTTTCAATGAATGATTTTGACCTCGCAATAGAACGAGTCGTAGCAGGACTCCAGCGCAAAACGCCATTAACGCCGGAAGTCCGCAAGAAAGTGGCCTATCATGAGTCCGGCCATGCCCTAGTGTCATGCTACCTTCCCGGCTCTGACCCAGTGCACAAAGTCAGCATAATTCCCACGACAAAAGGCGCACTGGGATATACGCTGAACATGCCTGCGGAGGATAAGTATCTTGTTACGGAGGCTGAGTTACGCACCCGCATGGCTGTCATGTTAGGCGGAAGGGCGGCGGAGCTTCTGATTTTCGGGGAGGCTTCAACGGGAGCGTCAAATGACCTCGAACGCGCTACCGAGACTGCCCGGAGAATGGTTACGGAGTTCGGCATGTCCGGCAAGCTCGGCCCCGTGCGCTATGCGTCGCCGTCAATGATGTACCTTAACGGAAGCTCAGAAGTCCGCAATGACATCGGCGATGGTACAGCCGACATTATCGACAACGAAATCAAGCGGCTTGTCATTGAGGCGCAGGAGAAAGCAGAGTCAATCCTCCGCGAGCATGAGAAAATACTTCATGAGGTCGCCGGAGTCCTTCAGGAAAAGGAAGTAATCAACAGCGACGAGATTAAAGCCATTGTTGACCGGGAAAAATCACAGGCCGAGTCAGAATCAAAGTCAGCAGAAAAAGAAGCAGTGTCTCAAGAGTAAAGCGGAAATTTTTACGGGGGGTATCTTAATCGGTACTCCCCTTTATTTTTGCCGTCAATGTCATGCGCTCATGAATATCCCCGTTCCTGTACGAACAACAGCGCGAATCAGTCAGCGTATTTATCCCTGAGACAATAATATTTTCCCGCCTCATACCCCCGTCAAGAAGCTGGCTCACAATCTCCCCGGCAAGGTCAAAATACACTCTCTCCCCGTCAATGTCGTAATTCTCACGGTGAAACGCCTCAATCCCTTTTTCTGTCCATTCCTCGCCCCGCTTCCTGAAATATTCACGCCCTATGCAAGGCCCAACCCACGCGCAAGCCCCGCCGATGTCAGCAAAAATTTCACGCGCAATCCTGAGTCCCGCGCCGGAAATGTTCAGGGCTGTACCCTTGTAGCCCGAATGCAGAATCATCACCCACGAATCTCCGCATATCATTACCGGGACGCAGTCAGCAAAACGCAATGAGGCCGTAACA
The Synergistaceae bacterium genome window above contains:
- a CDS encoding glycosyltransferase; translated protein: MLDNNIISIVIPVYNEADNLPELFRRLFPVMENLSCPYELILINDGSKDSSLPIMLEERKNHPALRVIDFNGNFGQHTAILAGFKAARGSYVITLDADLQNPPEEIPRLVAELDSGHDVVGTVRQKRKDSFFRRYASRIVNRIMNGVTGFSIHDYGCMLRGYSRDIINIINDCGEVSTFIPALAQKFAVNPAEIEVSHEARTKGESKYSLFRLIRLQFDLMTAFSLFPLQMITILGMIIFMAGVILGAFGIFGHAVNFLLAGITVTCTGITGEYTGRIYQEVRKRPRYVIRKIYEGDN
- a CDS encoding deoxynucleoside kinase yields the protein MGQIQIIVEGMTASGKSTVVNLLSERLGFQVMPEEFRDPLDLLGRFHHNRKWAFPMQLNFLVTRFAQYLCASEEDNYILDRSVFGDKVYAMLYYRDGYFRDSQLGCYLTLYDSLLRYVMKPKLFVIVRCEFGEIMRRIHSRGRQDEIDAGESYWRNLYDAYMPFLDFLKSELPGDIDFIELNLSDPKFITTPSMVDDFLGQVARYFPERRILPGHES
- a CDS encoding Nif3-like dinuclear metal center hexameric protein, which produces MKVSGLLRHIDTFAPFSLCEEWDNSGLLVGNADDEIKRIGVCLDAVTEAVTEADGLGCNVIVAHHPVIFRPVKAITANTEQGRAIMEAVRHNISIIAAHTNWDKAAGGVNDILGALIGLKHPESLGAFGVCGVISPRMKLNAFAEHVKSSWSLSRLDVYPGGSKTVSRVALCGGSGAEFWRSAKNIGADVYITADMKYHEISDAVNDGMTIALCDHGEMERVSVRQLAHKIEGCGIETVILDAKALPPVIRI
- the trpS gene encoding tryptophan--tRNA ligase, which gives rise to MKKRVLSAMRPTGPLHLGHMAGALSNFIKLQNDDGYECFYAIADWHALTSNYADSENTGEFCYTALLDWLAVGLDPEKSPLFIQSHVPQHAELALALGMITPLGWLYRNPTYKEQLFNIRNRDLGTYGFLGYPVLMAADILLYKAELVPVGEDQSAHLEISRELVRHFNNIFGEGLLVEPQPLFTQTPKVPGTDGRKMSKSYGNALEISESADSMWQKLRTMMTDPARMRRKDPGDPEKCPVWDLHKVFNPDENEKAEICEGCKSAGIGCIDCKKKLNAHIQEIMTPVRERRAKYEGKKSLLDEILADGAERAGKVARETMSEIYPAMGLLPNPKR
- a CDS encoding rRNA pseudouridine synthase — its product is MRLNAYLSSCGVASRRKSETIILSGRVQVSGKIVLAPFFDVDTENDTVTLDGKPLKLSRHEYYVISKPAGYVCAASDKYYPVVVDLIPGHEGRLYPVGRLDRESEGLLILTNDGQFTQNIIHPSKEVPKEYEALLNIPINARQLDRWRRGFEIEPGRVVKPISISVMDKEPANQWVNIVIGEGLKREIRLMAKSAGFRVERLIRRSIGKMRLETLKSGKYVSLSFSELYTKIFNGGTV
- a CDS encoding HDOD domain-containing protein gives rise to the protein MSEIDEKSRELIKTRILSNMENIKSFPQFVLETMRKLNDPESNAADVAQSLSRDEGLVLRILKLANSAAYGVRSRSISNISEAIALLGYKSVSNIILAATVYSAMDKGLTGYALDRGELWRHSLMVAYSARHLAGITGKVSTEDAYVGGLLHDIGKVILNDYVHFGYGIIVKMVEEKHIPFTEAETKVLGFDHAAIGELLVEKWAMPDSYRVPIAYHHKPNDLPADKIQYQPLLDVVTVANSICLMLGIGLGADGLQAYMFPEPIERLGITNFDSLLSEMIDFAGSVSGDMGDMAGL
- a CDS encoding (d)CMP kinase; this encodes MSYVITIDGPAGAGKSTVAKDVARRLGINYLDTGAIYRAIALILYESEVRPIDDYIMREALTKINIQLDGKSVLVNGFDVTGEIRTPLVDELASMYSAIPSVRKALLSLQKEQETHGSIVAEGRDVGSVVFPGAVAKFFLTANPEARAKRRYAERVAKGKPADYDEILQAIIERDKNDSSRETAPLTVPEGAIYIDTSDMTEQEAVQFILDKVKEVIPNEAK
- a CDS encoding 1-acyl-sn-glycerol-3-phosphate acyltransferase: MKQSKVFYFIVKNFFKLLLIIYNRCSAKWLAKLPDNEKFIVACNHASNLDPLIVGCFFPRLLRYLAKEELFEGWFLGTCIRALGAVPVSRTTNASAAGALKGFMKLYQEGSDVLIFPEGGRTLDGKLQPLEAGVALIAAHTHAPILPVFIHGSFRAMPPNSFFVKPTKLRVTFGEPLRFSDEVYDSKSGRQIIMDALTEKFRELEAGE
- a CDS encoding YicC family protein, encoding MFVSMTGFGSVSYTFPWGTVKLDINSVNHKYQDFSVKLPHELLSLENRILAILRERIARGKVKLSAEITWNPGAKIPSLDNDSLRIFINQVRTIAKRNSLDTAKDITSFLMIPGVLDGASNVAEQTARESPEIWDKLTIEAVDAMQEMKRSEGEKLQSKVESDLAELVRITGILQERWKVASSDAIEGLRARIESVMEHYNLEIDEARIAQEVSLLSDKWDVSEEVARLEAHTGKFRQVMDEAFCGKKLDFLIQEMNREINTMGSKVSDAEFRWQVVEAKTYIERIREQIQNIE
- the gmk gene encoding guanylate kinase → MKTGKLFVLSGPSGVGKGTLREHALKDAPNLKYSISCTTRQPRDGETDGVEYRFISREKFREDISRGMFLEYAHVHEDYYGTLKADVVNELESGHDVLLEIDVQGALQVKEKMPGAVLIFVAPPSTEVLERRLRGRGTEADKSLHVRLENAVKELALKDRYDYVIVNDDLDSASDELRKIIL
- the ftsH gene encoding ATP-dependent zinc metalloprotease FtsH encodes the protein MNKGQKFSAWYFIAALIIAWLFSEYIYKPYTESKSEVPYSEFLADLNAGKIENVDISDSRIIYALKEDISPDKRPIVGGKILTDKRPKSPDSVKSAVKLSDPFLIERLASSDIKFGGIARRDSIIDLLMGILLPMLPLIIIWYFIFRNMHGGGGGIFTFGRSRAKELQGEMSGVHFSDIGGAGEAEVELREIIDFLKDPKRFDKFGAKLPRGVLLVGPPGTGKTLLAKACAGEAGVPFFFITGSSFVEMFVGVGAARVRDLFDQAKKKAPCIIFVDEIDAIGQSRMRNFNSNSEQEATLNQLLAEMDGFEPNNGVVIMGATNRPEILDQALLRPGRFDRQIQVVLPTEEGREEILRIHTKKLPLDPAINLKSIAKVTPGFSGADLANIANEASLLAARRKADKVSMNDFDLAIERVVAGLQRKTPLTPEVRKKVAYHESGHALVSCYLPGSDPVHKVSIIPTTKGALGYTLNMPAEDKYLVTEAELRTRMAVMLGGRAAELLIFGEASTGASNDLERATETARRMVTEFGMSGKLGPVRYASPSMMYLNGSSEVRNDIGDGTADIIDNEIKRLVIEAQEKAESILREHEKILHEVAGVLQEKEVINSDEIKAIVDREKSQAESESKSAEKEAVSQE
- a CDS encoding polyphenol oxidase family protein, with the translated sequence MLIRTPENISANFFMKGETSGHVSAPHIMPSQVHGKNILVVNASNVSDYALPLRPEADGILLTVPNVTASLRFADCVPVMICGDSWVMILHSGYKGTALNISGAGLRIAREIFADIGGACAWVGPCIGREYFRKRGEEWTEKGIEAFHRENYDIDGERVYFDLAGEIVSQLLDGGMRRENIIVSGINTLTDSRCCSYRNGDIHERMTLTAKIKGSTD